The Acropora palmata chromosome 3, jaAcrPala1.3, whole genome shotgun sequence nucleotide sequence aaaaaaatacctaAGGTTAAACATTACCTGCAACAGATACAACACAAGCAATACCTCTAACCCTAGAAGCTGCAGGTCAGATGGACTAGTAAAAATAGAGATCTGGTCGAGGTACAGGGTTACTTGACATTGTAGAGTCTGCTTGAAACATCCCTTTTCTTGGCAGACTAGGGAACTGTGCAAGAGTATAGCCACATCACAATGCACCATTGGCCTGTAGACCGATGGCATAAATGgcagccaaaaaaattaatattttctctttatgCTAATTAGATTCACTAGCCTTGTTGGCACGGACAAAAattatacaaaagaaatgttcctttagaATGAGGCTTGTTGGTctgattagcacaaagacaaaagaatatctTTTTGGCCGCCGTTTATGCAATCGGTCTATAGCTAGTCACTTTTAAGAACTAGGCCCAAACCCTTTTGCCATTCTTGCTCTGTTTCATGTTCATGTGTCAAGCATTCTTTTGATTGACACATAGGAGGCAAATGAAATGCCATTGCTCTAATACAATAATGCTTTTACCAAATGATGCATTGCTGAAGGGATCCTTTCTGTTACAACACGTATAATGTAAATGACTAAATCTTTAATATAGCAAATGTAAAATGAGATGTTCGGTATTATAAGTCTGATAGTGTTtgtattaatttatttagtttGGCCTAATTATCTCACTGTTATTTTGTTATCGTTGCAGCACGATCAGCATTGTTAACGGGGCGCCTCCCAATCCGAAATGGATTTTACACTACAAATGCTCATGCTAGAAATGGTAAGAAGGCAATGACTCTTTCTTTATCAGTTCAATATAACTACACCTTGGGTCACCCTACAAATCAGATGGTTAACCAGATGAGGTATGTTAAATGTGTGCTTTAAGCTTTGTAGAACAAGTTAGTATTATCATGTTTTACAAAActaccattaatttttacttCTTCAGGTTACACTCCACAAAACATTGTTGGAGGAATTCAGAATAGTGAGACTCTTTTACCAAACCTACTGAAACCTGAAGGATATTATAGTAAAATAGTTGGGAAATGGTGAGTCCATCGCTACTCATATTAGAGTACTCTTCTAAATCCATTCTTCtcaagaaaaattgaatttatgtatatgtatattgtgtatatatatttttttcttttccattaaGGCATCTTGGTCACCAGCCTCAGTTCTTACCTCTACAACATGGCTTTGATGAGTGGTTTGGTGCTCCCAACTGCCATTTTGGACCATATGATAACATCAAAACTCCTAATATTCCTGTTTATAAAGACAATAAGATGCTTGGCAGGTAAATTATACTCCATATTAAATGAGAAACTAGAAACTGAACCCATCATGATTATCAAATAAGATTATGAGAGTGTAATAGAGAATCACTGACTTGTTGtcaagctttttttttcttcaaaatgttgTAAATGTCAAGTAGTCATAATATTATGTgtgtttaatttttcaggtATTATCAACAGTTTGCGATAAACCGAAAAACAGGGGAATCCAACCTTACTCAAATGTTTACAATGGTATGAAAATTGAGGGCCAACTAAAGCTGAACATGTGCCTTTTGGAAGCGATTTGTGGTAGTTGcacatttaaaacaaaagccaaTAGATGGGTTAAATGTCTCCTGTTCTCCCAAATTCAATTACAcagttgttattgttacttttattataagattattattattattgtcattattattagatgatgatgtttattattattattattattattattattcatgcCTCCTTCCAGGTGAGTTTCGTGATcatgttttgtaattttaaatgTTTCTCAAACAAAGTCACTTGGCCGTGGAAAATGTTCCATCTCAGTGACATATTTGATCTAAATTTTGTTCGTATAGAAAAGTGTTTATGGTTTAGTCAAGATTGCATTTGACCTGGAATTACAGTGATTGTATCTGCCTGCCCATTTTTGGCCACAGCTCTCTAATTTTAGAGTTAATTGCAAACCACTGaaatttgcagatgaaataTTGAAGAGGATaactaaataaattaaaagatataataataaataaattcattAATAACTCTAGTAGTTGCTCATATTAAGTAGGTAATGCATTGGAAGAAGTAATTACGTTTTCTAATAGTTATGTGTGGACAAGATTGATTCATCACATTTcgttgtgtttttgttttaggaGGCACTTGATTTCATAGATACACAAGCTAAGACAAGGAAGCCATTCTTTTTGTACTGGGCTCCAGACTCCACTCATACACCAGTCTATGCCTCAGCAAAATTCCTGGGAACTAGTCAAAGAGGACGGTATGTAACTAAACCATTCTTATCATTTTGCTCATCAAGCTTGTGGTGTATTAATTGTATAGTATTGGGATCAGGTTAACAATTTGTTATATATGTGTCAGGTCCTAAAAGTGTGAATAATTCATTTGAGGTTTAGTCGCCTTTATTGACGACATTTAGGTATGGGGATGCTGTTAGAGAATTGGATGATAGCGTTGGGAGGATTCTTCAGAGACTAGATGATCTTGGCATTGCAAACAACACCTTTGTGTTCTTCACCTCTGACAATGGAGCTGCTCTTACATCAAAGACAAGAGGTACATCTTACGTACATCTTATTCAACCCTCCCAATCTACTTTATGTCTCAATCAACACTACCAATGTGTTAAATTTTACAGGAGGCAGCAATGGTCCGTTTCTTTGTGGCAAAGAGACAACGTTTGAGGGTGGAATGCGGGAACCATCAATCGCATGGTGGCCAGGAAAAATCAAACCAGGCCAGGTAATTTTGAAAGCAGATATgtgaagtgaaaaaatatatattttagtTTCTAGAAAAATGTGGCCCAGAAGTTCACGTAATTAAGGTTATGCTTACATTTATATGATGCTATGAAGTGGGCTGAATGTTAAAACAAAT carries:
- the LOC141875980 gene encoding N-acetylgalactosamine-6-sulfatase-like isoform X2, with translation MGWGDLGIFGHPAKETPNLDKMAAEGILFPDFYTANPLCSPSRSALLTGRLPIRNGFYTTNAHARNGYTPQNIVGGIQNSETLLPNLLKPEGYYSKIVGKWHLGHQPQFLPLQHGFDEWFGAPNCHFGPYDNIKTPNIPVYKDNKMLGRYYQQFAINRKTGESNLTQMFTMEALDFIDTQAKTRKPFFLYWAPDSTHTPVYASAKFLGTSQRGRYGDAVRELDDSVGRILQRLDDLGIANNTFVFFTSDNGAALTSKTRGGSNGPFLCGKETTFEGGMREPSIAWWPGKIKPGQVSHQLGTVMDLFTTSLSLAGAKPAANKVLDGIDLSPSLFNRSISDRSVFFYRGDEMMAIRRGLYKAHYWTWSNSWAEFFKGINFCRGENVSGVTTHEQMNYTASPLLFHLGRDPGEKYPIKPSDPEYREVMPAIEKLVSEHKSTLIAGDPQLNICDQSVMNWSPPGCELLDECFKAPPSDPTKCVWTH
- the LOC141875980 gene encoding N-acetylgalactosamine-6-sulfatase-like isoform X3, whose amino-acid sequence is MAQTRNIWIFACVLCALTVTGSTGKPNIIIMLMDDMGWGDLGIFGHPAKETPNLDKMAAEGILFPDFYTANPLCSPSRSALLTGRLPIRNGFYTTNAHARNGYTPQNIVGGIQNSETLLPNLLKPEGYYSKIVGKWHLGHQPQFLPLQHGFDEWFGAPNCHFGPYDNIKTPNIPVYKDNKMLGRYYQQFAINRKTGESNLTQMFTMEALDFIDTQAKTRKPFFLYWAPDSTHTPVYASAKFLGTSQRGRYGDAVRELDDSVGRILQRLDDLGIANNTFVFFTSDNGAALTSKTRGGSNGPFLCGKETTFEGGMREPSIAWWPGKIKPGQVSHQLGTVMDLFTTSLSLAGAKPAANKVLDGIDLSPSLFNRSISDRSVFFYRGDEMMAIRRGLYKAHYWTWSNSWAEFFKGINFCRGENVSGVTTHEQMNYTASPLLFHLGRDPGEKYPIK